The DNA window GGAAGTACCATAGAGTTGGCTACATGCATCTTGACAATCAAGGCACCCATCACAAAGATCTGGTTGGATTATAATTTTTTCCAAGGCTAAGCCTCCTATATTTTAAGTTCAGTGCAGAGAACATCGATATTTTTTTGAATACGTTTTCTTTCTTCTTCGGTAAGATGTTTAAAACGTTTTTGAGCCAATAAATATTCATCAACCATCTTACGTTCCATTGGACGGTAGGTAACACGGAAATCTCCATCTTCAATTTCATATAGTATCCATGAACCGGTTTCAACTGCTAAACGTCCCAGTTCAATGGTTTTTGAAGGATCATAACCCCAACCAGTGGTGCATGGTTGGTGCAAGTGTATGTAGGCTGGTCCATCAGTTTCCTTTGCTTTTTGAACCTTTTTCATGAAGTCTTCCGGGTAGGAAATACTTGCTGTAGCCACGTAAGGCACACCATGGGCAGCCATTATCATGGGAATATTCTTTTTAGGTTTGTCTTCTCCAAAACTTTCTTTACCATGGGGGCTGGTAGTTGTGGAAGCACCGTAAGGAGTTGCTCCACTTCTCTGCACCCCAGTGTTCATGTAAGCTTCGTTATCATAACAAATGTAAATCAGATTATGGCCTCTTTCCATTGCTCCAGATAGGGCTTGCAGTCCAATATCCGCAGTTCCACCATCTCCCGCAAATGCAACAACTTGGGCATCTTTACCTTGACTTTTCAATGCTCTTTCTACTCCTGATGCTACTGCAGCAGCGTTTTCAAAAGCTACGTGTATCCATGGGATTTCCCATGCTGTTTCTGGGTAGGGGGTGGTTATAACTTCAAGACAGCCTGTGGCAGAAACAGCTACTGTGTTCTTGCCCAGTGCCTTCAGGGCTAATCTAACCCCCACTGTGGCTCCACAACCGGCACATGCTCGGTGTCCTGGTGCCAGGAATTCTTTTTCGCTGATATTCATTTAAACCTCCTCCGTTTTTAGTCCGATCCATTCAATCTCACGGGTGGGGTTTTTTGTTTTTTCCACAATCTCTCTCACATATTCGGTGGTTATATCTCGCCCTCCCAATCCGGCTATGAATCC is part of the Methanobacterium sp. genome and encodes:
- a CDS encoding pyruvate synthase subunit beta; this encodes MNISEKEFLAPGHRACAGCGATVGVRLALKALGKNTVAVSATGCLEVITTPYPETAWEIPWIHVAFENAAAVASGVERALKSQGKDAQVVAFAGDGGTADIGLQALSGAMERGHNLIYICYDNEAYMNTGVQRSGATPYGASTTTSPHGKESFGEDKPKKNIPMIMAAHGVPYVATASISYPEDFMKKVQKAKETDGPAYIHLHQPCTTGWGYDPSKTIELGRLAVETGSWILYEIEDGDFRVTYRPMERKMVDEYLLAQKRFKHLTEEERKRIQKNIDVLCTELKI